The Candidatus Omnitrophota bacterium genomic sequence TCCCTGCGGCTAAATTCTCGCCCGCCGAACAGAAAATCCTTGTTCGCGCCCAAGCCAAAATCGAGCGCATCCAAAACGACTTGTTAAATTCCAAAGGTCTTACCGTCAAAGAAACCGAACTAGCCTCCAAAGCCGGGCTTATCGACGAAGACCAGCGCTATTTTTGGGCTGAGGAATGGCAGAAAGACATCCGCGCTGCGAAACGCGATATTCAGGCGGGACGCGCTTGCGGACCGTTTGCGACGGCTGAGGAATTGATCGATTCGCTCAACGCTTAAATCTATGCAATTCGATTACGCTCCGCGATTCAAAAAGCAATTCCGAAATTTGCCTCTCGATATTCGAGAACGGGCGGGAAAGCAGCTCGCGCTCTTGCTGGAAAATCCCCAACACCCATCTCTTCGTCTCCATAAGATGGAAGGTTATGCGAATATGTGGGAAATCAGCGTTACGATAAACTACCGAATCGTTTTCCAGATTGAAGGCGATAAGTATATACTTTTTAAAATCGGCTCTCACGATATTTTGAAGAAATAATTCTAATTTTAACGATTCCAATGCCGCGCATTGGAAAAATCGCTTCGCCGCGAGGAGCGCCATGCCCACGACCCGCATTAGTCCCAAACATCAGATCACTATCCCTAAGCCGGTATTCGACGCCGTGAGTTTGGAAGTCGGGGATGTTTTGGACGCCGCCGTTCATAACGGCAAAATCGTTCTTACTCCCAAACGCTTGGCCGACAAAGTCCTGGCGGCGAAATTCTCGCCCGCCGAGCAGAAAATCCTCGCTCGCGCCCAAGCCAAAATCGAGCGCATCCAAAACGACTTTCTGAACTCAAAAGGTCTCACCGTCAAAGAAACCGAGATCGCCGCCAAAGCCGGGCTTATCGACGAAGACCAGCGCTATTTTTGGACCGAGGAATGGCAAAAGATGGATCGCGCCTCCGAACGGGATATTCAAGCGGGGCGGACATACGGTCCTTATGAAACAGCCGAGGAGTTAATCGCCGATTTACATCGTCTCGCCAAGAAAGCGTAATTCTCGCCAATGAACATTTACCGCACCCGCGAGTTCGGTTCATGCTATATAAAACTGCCTGCCGACATCCAAAACCGCGTTGATAAGCAATTGGCGCTCTTGCTGCAAAATCCCCAACATCCATCATTGCGGCTTCATAAAATGAAAGGCCGCTAACGATGGGAAATCAGCGTTACCATGAATTACCGAATTACTTTTACGATCGAAGGGGATGAGTATGTCCTGCGGAGCGTCGGCGCGCACGATATTTTGAAAAAGTAAATTCCGAAGATTTTGAAATCATTAGCGAGAAAAAATCACCTGACTCATTTCCCTTTTCTCGATATAGTTGTTATCGATGAATATAACCGCGTTCTATCTTTATGTATCCATGAAAGGATTAAAAATGCGAAGTTGTGGAATGCTTGTTTCATTTTTATGGATTGCAATAACGCTGTATGCTCCCGCTCTTCAGTGCCAGACCGTCGAGCCGACGGATGAAGAACAACTGATGCTGGAATTGATTAACCGCGCCCGCATGGACCCGCCCGCCGAAGGGATTCGTCTGGCCAATGAGACCGATCCCGCCATCTTAAGCGCCTATGCGTATTTCAGCGTCGATTTGGAAACTATGAAGAAAGAATTCGCCTCTTATCCTCCACGTCCGCCTTTGGCGATGAACGAAAAATTGATCCAATCCGCCCGCCGCCATAGTTTGGACATGCGCGCCAATAATTTTCAGGATCATACTGGCTCGGACGGCTCCGATCCTGGACTGCGCATCGACGATGCGGGCTATCTTTGGTGGGGCTGGGCGGAAAATATTTACGCTTACGCCAAGAGCGTCGAACACGGGCACGCCGGATTTCTCGTCGACTGGGGCAATACCATACCTGGCCATCGCATGGCGACGCTGGAATACGACGACGATCCCATCTTCAATGAAGTTGGCATCGGCATCGTCCGCACGGCATCCGGCAAGGTGGCCGCCGCCAAGCGGTTGGATCGGGCGGGAAAAGAGATTTCTCCCAGCGCCGTTTTGCAGGGGTCGGCGGTTGGGCCAATGCTGATTACCATCGATTTCGGCGCGGGACAGAATTATATTCCGCAGGTAGTGGGCGTCGTTTACAACGATTTGAACGGGAACCAATTTTACGATATAGGCGAAGGCTTGGGCGGCGTCAAAATCACCATCAACGGCGACAATCGCGTCGTGGTTACAGCCTCCAGCGGCGGTTACTCGTTCCCTATCGCGATACCGGGGCAGTATACTATCACGGCGTCCGGCGGCATCTTGACCGAATCCATCCGCAAGACCGTCAAAATCCTCGGCGACAATATCAAAGCCGATTTTATTCTCGGCCAGGATTCCAATGTTGGCGAATGGACGTTGTATTGATTCGCCATTCCCATTCGTCGATCCGAACCGGGGCGGAAAATTTCCTCTCCGGAAATCATCGTTCTCGAATTTTTCAAGCGTTGAAAGGCTTTTTCCCGCATGAAGGGGATAAAAAGGGCTTGATGAAATGGGGGAGAATGCGTACACTTTAGCGGTTCCGAAAACGGATTTTAGCCGGAGTGGTGGAATTGGTAGACGCGCCAGACTCAAAATCTGGTATCCTTCGGGATGTGGGGGTTCGATTCCCCCCTCCGGCAACTTGATAAAAAATTCATTTCAAATATACTTTTCGCTTTAGCAAGGAATCAGGGGCCGTAGTTCAGTTTGGTTAGAATGCCTGACTGTCGATCAGGAGGTCGCGAGTTCGAGCCTCGTCGGCCCCGATTTTTCTTCCCTCTCTTAAACAAAATATTCCAATCTTTTCTTTCCCGTATCCGTTAGAAAAATAGGGCGTATCACCCAAGCAAATCATTGCAGCGCGATCACCATTCTTTTTCCCGCCATGCCGATGGAACCTTCACGATGCAGACGTCGGGATTGCCGAAGCGATTAGAGGCGAAGACGAGTTTTTCGCTGGATGGACTCCATCCGGCGTGGGGATGCGCCCCTTTTCCGTAGATGCGATGGCCTTGGGTCAGAATCCGGGTTCGCGCCGTTTTGGCGCTGAAAAGGGCGATGATTCCATGCCAATTGTCTCCGGCGACGAAACGGCCATCCGGTGAACCGGCGGCGTGCCAATAGTTGACTTTCGCTGCCGCTTCCGGAGTACACCCATCCCACCACGAACCAGCGCCGATGATGTATGTTCGATCCATTCTAGGATCGTAGACTTTTACATGGCTCTCTTCGGCGGCGCCGCTGGATTGCTGCCCCGAACAAAACGTGATCTGATCGTGAACCCACCAACACTCATGCGTAACCAATTCCCCGATTTCTTGGGGATAAATGGGCCAAGGTTCGCGATCGCTCAAATCCGCGCATTGTATCCGGGAACGAATTTCGCCCGGCGCAAGAGTAGAAACGCGGTCGCCCTGCGGATCCGAATAGTTGCGGGCGAAGCAGATGAGTCCTGGCGATTCCCAACTGCATTGAATGTGGGAAATGGGATAATCGACGGCCATGATTTCCTTTATGGCGCCGCTTTTTTTATCGATCCAGACTACGCGATTGGCGTGGGGACCGCTGCTATTGAAACCGGTTATGATGGCTTGGCCGTCGCAACTTTCGTTGACGCCGAGAATGCTTCCCGCGTCCGGGGGCAAGTCGGCGATGCAGCGTTCTTCCACTTCGACTTTTGACGGCTGCGCGCCGGGATCGGGCGACAGGCTGACTTGCAAACGCCATTCGCAGGCTTTTTTATCACGGACAAAATAAAGGGCGTTATCTAATATTCCCGTAGTGAATTGGGATAGCGATCCATCGCCATCCCGCTGCAGACGAATCAATTCGCCGGTTTTTTCTATATATCCAAAGACTTCGCTGCGTCCGGTTCGATTGGAGACGAAAAAGAGAATCGATTCGTCCGGAAACCAGGAACGCTGGTGAAAATAGGCGTTGATATCGTCGGACTGAGATCGCGTTGCGAAGATCAACTCGGCGCCGCTAGCTTCGTCTTGCATCGCGAAACGTTCTGAGGGCAGAACTTGAGCTGACCAATGTTCATTGGCCATTATATCGATAGAACCAAAAGATAAGAAAAGCATGGCGTAGAGGCATGATAGACGCATAGTATTCGTCGTTTCCTTTCGCTAAGAGAATTTTTTGTCGAAACGGTTGCAATCGTTAAGTCGGCTTTGGCATAACGAAGCCAACTTAGGGGCGACCCTGGAGGAAGATGTTCAGGAGACATAAATATCTCTTCCTTCTTTTAAAACCGTTTTGTAAATCAAGCCAATATTGTCTTTGTGCTTTTCCAAATCTGCGGGAGTCGCCACAAGAATATCGACAGGAAGAGGGAAACCCTGCATTTTGAAGTGGAGTTCTTGATCCGTTCTCCGCCGATGGGTTCCATCCGGCATAACCACAAGAATATCCACATCGCTGTCATTATTCCTATCGTCTTTCGCCGCCGATCCGAAAAGGATAATTTTTAATGGATTAACGGCATTCACCACAGTTTGAACAAGTTTATCGATTACTTCCTGATCGGTTTGCATGATTCGCCTCTATTCATTTATTCCATTATACGCTCACCCCACTGGAAGATATACATAAATCCTCAATATGTCGGACGAAAATGAGGTTCTGCTCGATGCTGAACGCCTATAAATTCGATGCGTACTCGCCTAGGCGAGTCAAATGCGTCCCCCTGTTTCTCTTCTACGAAAAAGGAAGCGGCGATTACTCTTCTTCTTTGTTGTAGGTTCTCCAGGAAGGATGATGGAGGCCGAATTTTTTGATTCGGGCGTGCATGCGGTCGGGAGAGATTTGCAGCAACTTGGCCGCATCGATTTGCACCCAGGCGCTTTTTTCCAGAGCGGCGACGATGGCGCGGCGTTCGATTTCTTCAAGGGGAAGGATTTCGTCCGCGGCAAGAACGGAATTTTTATTTTCTTCTTTTCCGTTCAGACCTTCGCGTTTCAACGCATCCGCATCGACGCGGGCGCAGTTGCGGTTGCGAATGATGATGCGTTCGATGAGATTCTTCAACTCGCGGACATTGCCCGGCCAGGAATAGCGCTGCAAGAAAGCGACGGCTTCTTCCGTCAGTTCCGGGAGAGGGCGGCGGTATTTTTTGGCGTATTCCTGAAGGAAATGCCTGGCGAGCGGCGCGATATCCTCCAGACGTTCCCGCAAAGGAGGAATGACGATGCGAATGATGTCGATGCGGTAAAGAAGATCGTGCCGGAAGCGTCCCGCGTCGACTTCAGCGCGCAAGTCCTTGTTGGTGGCGGCGATGACGGCGATATCAACTTTGATTTTTTGATTACCGCCAAGACGTTCGAATTCCTGCATTTCCAAGGCGCGCAGGATTTTCCCCTGGCTTTCCAAGGGCATATCGCCGATTTCGTCCAGGAAGAGCGTGCCGCCGTCGGCGAGTTCGAGGCGTCCCAGTTTGCGGCCAGAGGCGCCGGTGAAGGCGCCTTTTTCATGGCCGAAGACTTCGGATTGGAAGAGGTTGTCCGAAGGGAGCGCGGCGCAGTTGATATCGATGAAGGAACGGTTGGCGCGAGGGCTTTTATTGTGAATGCAGCGTGCGATAAGTTCTTTGCCGACTCCGGTTTCGCCCACGATGAGGAATCCGGCGCCGGAATCGGCGACGGCGTCGATTTCATGAAGGATGTCTTTCATGGGCGCGCTGACGGCGATCAGCTGCCCGAAGCCGCCGCCTTCCTCGATGCGTTTGCGCAGGCTGCGGTTTTCGGCTTGCACCTTGGCGCTGGATAGGACTTTTTGAATGCGCAATAGAATTTCGTCGCGGTCGGAATCCTTGGTGATGTAATCCGCCGCTCCGGCTTTGAGCGCATCGACGGCGACGCGGACGGAATCGACGGAAGTCAGGAGCATAATAGGGATTTCATGTTCTATGCCGCTCTGCAATTCGAAAAGGCGCTTCATTAATTCCAGGCCGCCGATTCCCGGCATCTTAATGTCCGTAATAACCAAGTCGATGGTTTCCTGGGTAAAGAGATCAAGCGCTTCCTCCCCCGATGCGGCCATTAATACATCATAGCCTTCGATGGAAAGGTTTTTTTGCAGCCGGGAAGCGTACCGGCGGTCGTCTTCGACAAGGAGTATGCGGGCGCTCATGGGTATGATATTTCCACAATAAATTTCATCCTCGGATGGAGCGATGAGGCGAAGCGTCGTTATTCTCTCGATTATGAATACGTTTTTCCAGCCAAGGAGGATACGCTGCTTGGAATTTTAATCGGGGGCGGAGGTTCTTCGAACCCATAGAGAATAAAACCATCTCCCTTCCAGGAGGAATGGATGAGTTCCAGGCTAGGCTTGCGGCGATTTCTCTGTAAACTAAATATTGTATTTCTATGAATGGATTCAATTTTAACGCAAGACGAACGGGGAGATTATGGAGATGGAATACCGCATTGAAAAAGACACGATGGGAGAGGTTCAGGTTCCAAAAACCGCTTATTACGGAGCGCAATCGGCGCGCTCGATCTCGAATTTCAAGATCGGCGTGGAGCGTTTTCCCAGGGAATTCATTAAGGCGTTCGGGGTATTGAAGAAAGCTTGCGCTTTGGTGAATTTCGAACTAGGAATTATGAGCGCGGAAAAGAAAGATTTGATCGTCCGCGCCGCCGACGAGGTGATCGAGGGAAAATTGGACGAACATTTTCCCCTGGTCGTGTGGCAAACCGGCAGCGGAACGCAGACGAACATGAACGCCAACGAAGTCATCGCCAACCGGGCGATCGAGTTGGCGGGCGGTGTTTTGGGCAGCAAGACGCCGATTCACCCCAACGATGACGTGAACAAGTCGCAATCGTCGAACGATACGTTTCCCGCGGCTATGCACATCGCCGCCGTTATGGAAATTCACCGGCGTCTGATTCCCGCCGTAACGCGGCTGATGGAAACCCTCGACGCCAAATCCAAAGAGTTCATGGATATAATCAAAATCGGCCGCACGCACCTGATGGATGCCACGCCGTTGACGGTGGGACAGGAATTTTCCGGCTACGCGGCGCAGCTGCGGCATGGCTTGAAGCGGATCGAGCATTGCCTGCC encodes the following:
- a CDS encoding type II toxin-antitoxin system RelE/ParE family toxin, with the protein product MQFDYAPRFKKQFRNLPLDIRERAGKQLALLLENPQHPSLRLHKMEGYANMWEISVTINYRIVFQIEGDKYILFKIGSHDILKK
- a CDS encoding AbrB/MazE/SpoVT family DNA-binding domain-containing protein — protein: MPTTRISPKHQITIPKPVFDAVSLEVGDVLDAAVHNGKIVLTPKRLADKVLAAKFSPAEQKILARAQAKIERIQNDFLNSKGLTVKETEIAAKAGLIDEDQRYFWTEEWQKMDRASERDIQAGRTYGPYETAEELIADLHRLAKKA
- a CDS encoding CAP domain-containing protein — translated: MLVSFLWIAITLYAPALQCQTVEPTDEEQLMLELINRARMDPPAEGIRLANETDPAILSAYAYFSVDLETMKKEFASYPPRPPLAMNEKLIQSARRHSLDMRANNFQDHTGSDGSDPGLRIDDAGYLWWGWAENIYAYAKSVEHGHAGFLVDWGNTIPGHRMATLEYDDDPIFNEVGIGIVRTASGKVAAAKRLDRAGKEISPSAVLQGSAVGPMLITIDFGAGQNYIPQVVGVVYNDLNGNQFYDIGEGLGGVKITINGDNRVVVTASSGGYSFPIAIPGQYTITASGGILTESIRKTVKILGDNIKADFILGQDSNVGEWTLY
- a CDS encoding nucleotidyltransferase domain-containing protein → MQTDQEVIDKLVQTVVNAVNPLKIILFGSAAKDDRNNDSDVDILVVMPDGTHRRRTDQELHFKMQGFPLPVDILVATPADLEKHKDNIGLIYKTVLKEGRDIYVS
- a CDS encoding sigma-54 dependent transcriptional regulator; its protein translation is MSARILLVEDDRRYASRLQKNLSIEGYDVLMAASGEEALDLFTQETIDLVITDIKMPGIGGLELMKRLFELQSGIEHEIPIMLLTSVDSVRVAVDALKAGAADYITKDSDRDEILLRIQKVLSSAKVQAENRSLRKRIEEGGGFGQLIAVSAPMKDILHEIDAVADSGAGFLIVGETGVGKELIARCIHNKSPRANRSFIDINCAALPSDNLFQSEVFGHEKGAFTGASGRKLGRLELADGGTLFLDEIGDMPLESQGKILRALEMQEFERLGGNQKIKVDIAVIAATNKDLRAEVDAGRFRHDLLYRIDIIRIVIPPLRERLEDIAPLARHFLQEYAKKYRRPLPELTEEAVAFLQRYSWPGNVRELKNLIERIIIRNRNCARVDADALKREGLNGKEENKNSVLAADEILPLEEIERRAIVAALEKSAWVQIDAAKLLQISPDRMHARIKKFGLHHPSWRTYNKEEE